A genomic window from Prochlorococcus sp. RS04 includes:
- a CDS encoding endonuclease MutS2 has protein sequence MPEKSYSKKSYSDNTLEEESISLLEWDSLKTHLSSFASTEMGKRAILSFVIPSEYEASKRLLHETVEINELENNLDKSISFSGVFDISRNIEICSKGGVISSSELLEIAKTIAAARNLKKILLDFEERPYISSFTKNLIDHQNIEKIFKKGIESNGRISENASNELSILRKEFLSKKLERKILVEKFIQKNLAYLQDTTIGDRYGRPVLAVKVNYVDKFKGIIHDSSSSGNTVYFEPESVVIKGNKIASLEARITAEEFKLLKKWSQVVSDNSESLIEMASILLRLENALTRSRYSKWIGGKTPTFDKNPIISLIGFSHPLLIWEHKKKGAPPPVAVDFHINRNIKVVAITGPNTGGKTAALKGLGLSLLMARAGLLIPSTKNPIIPFCPNIYVDIGDNQSLEENLSTFSGHISRIKEILDSLDKKKGLSVVLLDEIGSGTDPLEGSALAMALLKEFANKSDITLATTHYGDIKALKYNDSRFENVSVAFDEDSLKPKYILNWGIPGRSNALSISKRIGLDQSILNEAANYLKPKEVDNINSIIKGLEEERIKQQNSAEEAAELIARTEILHDELKRNYEYQKINAEKIQEIERSKLSKHIVSAKREVIDLIKKLRDKNVNGEDTRIIGKRLKEIETEHLTQKKFEKSISWIPQVGDFVKIKSLNSTGQIVDLDKKGGFYEVKCGAFRSTLSVNDFEGINGEKPNSKISKIEINSTREDFSFSKIRTSKNTIDVRGLRVHEAEIVIEEKIRKFHGPLWIVHGIGTGKLKKGLRNWLSGLNYVDKIEDAANAEGGPGCSIAWIK, from the coding sequence ATGCCAGAGAAAAGTTATTCTAAAAAATCATATTCAGATAACACCTTAGAAGAAGAATCTATAAGCCTTTTAGAGTGGGATTCATTAAAAACGCATTTATCTTCATTCGCCTCAACGGAAATGGGTAAACGAGCAATTTTAAGTTTTGTTATTCCTTCAGAATACGAAGCCTCTAAAAGACTGTTGCATGAAACTGTTGAAATAAATGAGCTAGAAAATAATTTAGATAAATCAATAAGTTTTTCTGGTGTTTTTGATATTAGTAGAAATATTGAAATTTGTTCCAAGGGAGGTGTAATTTCATCTTCTGAATTGTTAGAAATAGCGAAAACAATTGCTGCAGCAAGAAATTTAAAAAAAATCTTATTAGATTTTGAAGAAAGGCCTTATATTTCATCATTTACAAAAAATCTAATTGACCATCAGAATATCGAAAAGATTTTTAAAAAAGGCATTGAATCTAATGGAAGGATTTCAGAAAATGCAAGTAATGAACTATCTATTCTTAGAAAAGAATTTTTATCTAAGAAACTTGAAAGAAAAATATTAGTTGAGAAATTTATTCAAAAGAATTTAGCTTATTTGCAAGATACTACTATTGGAGATCGATATGGTAGGCCTGTTTTAGCAGTTAAAGTTAATTATGTAGATAAATTTAAAGGCATAATTCATGACTCTTCATCCTCAGGAAATACAGTATATTTTGAGCCTGAAAGTGTAGTTATTAAAGGTAATAAGATCGCTTCTTTAGAGGCTAGGATCACAGCAGAAGAATTTAAATTACTAAAGAAATGGTCCCAAGTTGTTAGTGATAATTCAGAAAGTCTTATTGAAATGGCATCTATTTTATTGAGATTAGAAAATGCTCTAACTCGTTCAAGATATTCTAAATGGATTGGAGGCAAAACTCCTACCTTTGATAAAAATCCTATTATCTCTTTAATTGGTTTTTCTCATCCGTTATTGATTTGGGAACATAAGAAAAAAGGAGCCCCTCCCCCTGTGGCTGTCGATTTTCATATAAATAGAAATATTAAGGTTGTAGCTATTACAGGTCCAAATACTGGAGGTAAAACGGCAGCTTTAAAAGGTTTGGGTTTGTCTTTACTTATGGCTAGAGCAGGATTATTGATACCCTCAACTAAAAACCCTATTATCCCTTTTTGTCCAAATATATATGTGGATATAGGAGATAATCAATCATTAGAAGAAAATTTATCTACCTTCAGCGGGCATATATCCCGCATAAAAGAGATATTGGATTCACTTGATAAAAAGAAAGGATTATCTGTTGTTTTATTAGATGAGATTGGATCTGGTACAGATCCTCTTGAAGGAAGTGCTCTTGCGATGGCGTTATTAAAAGAATTTGCAAATAAATCTGATATCACTTTAGCAACCACACATTATGGAGATATTAAAGCTCTAAAATATAATGACTCAAGATTTGAAAATGTATCAGTTGCTTTTGATGAGGATTCTTTGAAGCCAAAGTATATACTCAACTGGGGTATTCCTGGGAGAAGTAATGCTTTGTCAATTTCAAAGAGAATTGGTCTCGATCAAAGCATACTTAATGAAGCGGCTAATTATCTAAAGCCAAAAGAGGTTGATAATATTAACAGTATTATTAAAGGACTTGAGGAAGAGAGGATTAAGCAACAAAATTCTGCAGAAGAGGCTGCAGAACTGATTGCAAGGACTGAAATATTACATGATGAACTGAAGAGAAATTATGAATATCAAAAAATAAATGCTGAAAAAATCCAAGAAATTGAAAGGTCTAAATTATCAAAACATATTGTATCCGCTAAGAGAGAGGTAATAGATTTGATTAAAAAATTAAGAGATAAAAATGTAAACGGAGAGGATACGAGAATTATTGGAAAAAGATTAAAGGAAATTGAGACGGAACATTTAACCCAAAAAAAATTTGAAAAGTCAATATCATGGATTCCTCAGGTTGGTGATTTTGTGAAAATAAAAAGCCTAAATAGTACGGGGCAAATTGTAGATTTAGATAAAAAAGGTGGTTTTTACGAAGTTAAATGTGGTGCATTCAGAAGCACATTATCTGTAAATGACTTTGAAGGTATTAATGGAGAAAAGCCTAATTCCAAAATATCAAAGATTGAAATCAACTCTACAAGAGAAGATTTTTCTTTTTCTAAAATTAGAACGAGTAAAAATACAATTGACGTAAGAGGGCTAAGAGTTCATGAAGCCGAAATAGTTATTGAGGAGAAAATTAGAAAATTTCATGGACCGCTATGGATTGTTCATGGAATTGGCACAGGGAAATTAAAAAAAGGATTAAGAAATTGGTTATCAGGTTTAAATTATGTTGATAAGATTGAAGATGCAGCCAACGCCGAGGGTGGACCTGGTTGCAGTATTGCGTGGATAAAATAA
- a CDS encoding VOC family protein, producing the protein MKFSQGVNRIGHIALRVENLERAKSFYIKLGMNLVWDDKDWSYLEAGKGKDGLALLGPSYKAAGPHFAFHFENKKEVENIQNDLKNSGVKVGPLHEHRDGTASFYMKDTEGNWLEMLYVPPEGIQSNV; encoded by the coding sequence TTGAAGTTTTCACAAGGAGTAAATAGGATTGGTCACATTGCACTAAGAGTAGAGAATCTCGAAAGGGCTAAATCTTTTTATATTAAGCTGGGTATGAATTTAGTTTGGGACGATAAAGATTGGTCTTATTTAGAAGCTGGTAAAGGTAAAGATGGACTTGCGTTGTTAGGCCCTAGCTACAAAGCTGCGGGACCACACTTTGCTTTTCATTTTGAAAATAAAAAAGAAGTGGAAAATATTCAAAATGATTTAAAGAATTCTGGTGTAAAAGTTGGTCCTTTACATGAACATAGAGATGGGACAGCATCTTTTTACATGAAGGATACTGAAGGAAACTGGCTCGAGATGCTTTATGTTCCTCCTGAAGGGATTCAATCGAATGTTTGA